A window from Plectropomus leopardus isolate mb chromosome 3, YSFRI_Pleo_2.0, whole genome shotgun sequence encodes these proteins:
- the rgs4 gene encoding regulator of G-protein signaling 4: MCRGLATLPATCLKSAKDIKHKISFLLQKPEPQAADQKQIKEKTDAVAAAAKMPTPAEVEKWKESFSNVINSQKGRTVFGSFLKSEFSEENLDFWIACEDYKKSTPSEMVTKAKRLYQQHVEADAPNEVNLDAATREETRQNVKNACPSCFNEAQKMIYTLMEKDSYRRFLNSKLIQDLCQTQSTDAEKKNCDCTKKKQTLTGGA; the protein is encoded by the exons ATGTGTAGAGGACTTGCAACACTTCCTGCGACATGTTTGAAAAG TGCCAAAGACATCAAGCATAAAATAAGCTTCTTACTCCAGAAGCCTGAACCCCAGGCAGCAGATCAGAAGCAGATAAAAGAGAAGACTGATGCTGTCGCTGCTGCTGCAAA gATGCCCACTCCAGCTGAGGTGGAGAAATGGAAGGAATCTTTCAGCAATGTGATCAACAGTCAAA aGGGTCGTACGGTTTTCGGCAGCTTCCTGAAGTCAGAGTTCAGTGAGGAGAACTTGGACTTCTGGATTGCCTGCGAAGACTACAAGAAGTCTACACCATCAGAGATGGTGACTAAAGCCAAGAGGCTCTACCAGCAACATGTTGAGGCCGATGCTCCGAATGAG GTGAACTTAGATGCGGCGACGAGAGAGGAAACGAGGCAGAATGTCAAGAACGCCTGCCCGTCCTGCTTCAATGAGGCACAGAAGATGATCTACACCTTGATGGAGAAAGACTCCTACAGACGCTTCCTCAATTCCAAACTGATCCAGGATCTGTGCCAGACACAGTCTACTGATGCTGAGAAGAAAAACTGTGACtgcacaaagaaaaagcagacGTTAACTGGCGGTGCCTAA